The proteins below come from a single Mytilus edulis chromosome 5, xbMytEdul2.2, whole genome shotgun sequence genomic window:
- the LOC139522471 gene encoding uncharacterized protein — protein sequence MRAGGSQLSISNDETTDRMGQLNGSDFDSSDHTGLWIAVVFCVLFLFFLIISTIVVNGRKMNNEKEFLFLQRKLTDIEGYRLKIEIERLTIEKRRLEIDENNIAVSVA from the exons ATGAGAGCAGGAGGATCTCAACTTAGTATTTCTAATG ATGAAACAACAGATAGAATGGGACAGTTAAATGGATCTGATTTTGACTCGTCTGACCACACTGGTTTATGGATAGCTGTTGTGTTTTGTgtcttgtttctattttttctaaTCATTTCCACGATTGTTGTGAATGGAAGAAAAATGAACAACGAAAAAGAatt TTTATTTCTGCAAAGGAAACTTACCGATATAGAGGGATACCGTTTGAAAATTGAGATAGAGAGATTGACCATCGAaaagagaagacttgaaattgaTGAAAACAATATTGCAGTCTCAGTGGCATAA